The following proteins come from a genomic window of Phnomibacter ginsenosidimutans:
- a CDS encoding inositol monophosphatase family protein, whose amino-acid sequence MLAQVLKEAVTAGAAQLTYYFNNPELKTAYKAGGVNDLVTEADHAADKAIIEVIRSYYPDHFILSEETGNVATDSEYKWIIDPIDGTINFAQGIPLCCVSIGLEKNGEMIMGAVYAPILNEFFFAEKGKGARLNDSPIHVSSRKDVLHACLVTGFPYTYINDANGPLECFERFIRRGIPVRRLGSAAIDLCWVAAGRFDGFYEHKLNAWDSAAGWLMVEEAGGKVTNMEGETYNPYKPRIVATNGIIHDELLQWLQGNVPA is encoded by the coding sequence ATGTTAGCACAAGTACTGAAAGAAGCCGTGACTGCCGGTGCAGCACAATTAACATACTACTTCAACAATCCGGAACTAAAGACAGCCTACAAAGCCGGTGGCGTAAACGACCTGGTAACCGAAGCCGACCATGCGGCCGACAAAGCGATTATTGAAGTGATCCGTTCTTATTACCCCGACCATTTTATTTTGAGTGAAGAAACAGGCAATGTGGCTACTGACAGCGAATACAAGTGGATTATTGATCCCATTGATGGCACCATCAATTTTGCGCAGGGCATTCCGCTTTGCTGTGTGAGCATTGGTCTCGAAAAAAATGGTGAGATGATTATGGGTGCAGTATATGCGCCCATCCTGAATGAATTCTTTTTTGCAGAAAAAGGAAAAGGCGCCAGGCTGAATGATAGCCCTATTCATGTGAGCAGCAGAAAGGATGTATTACATGCCTGTTTGGTAACTGGTTTTCCTTACACCTACATCAACGATGCCAACGGACCGCTTGAATGTTTTGAACGATTTATTCGCAGAGGTATACCGGTGCGCCGCCTCGGTAGTGCGGCTATTGATTTGTGCTGGGTAGCTGCTGGCCGGTTCGATGGTTTTTATGAGCACAAACTCAATGCATGGGATAGTGCAGCGGGCTGGCTGATGGTAGAAGAAGCCGGTGGTAAAGTTACCAATATGGAAGGTGAAACTTACAATCCGTACAAGCCTCGCATCGTAGCAACTAACGGCATCATTCATGATGAGTTGCTGCAATGGCTGCAAGGCAACGTACCTGCGTAA
- a CDS encoding FecR family protein, with product MENRAWFLFTKKLTGEATDAESRELNHLLSAQPELHQELQALEALWQGQLQASDSAAAQTEADFDKLVLKMQQQGIDFSIQETASQTQTSTTAAKLRWLKKPITWVSTAAAAAVLVAAMWWMPGTEAKQMEEPALAKANQVSTRPGSRSKVVLPDGTQVWLNADSKLTYGNDFGVSSRDVTLSGEAYFDVKPNKEVPFYIHTSKINIKVTGTVFNVRAYPNETRSETSLLHGKVEVTLNSSPDKTYYLKPSDKLVVTDDGGINQTSAAMAGSALQKQNRVATVVQIPLMQKLVVKPDELFPVETAWVNNTLAFNDESFREVADKMERWYGVEIVFAHHELEQMRFTGRFENETVAQALEAMQLATPFHFSMKGNSILISKSTK from the coding sequence ATGGAAAACCGTGCCTGGTTCCTTTTTACTAAAAAACTGACTGGCGAAGCCACTGATGCTGAGTCCAGGGAGCTGAACCATTTACTCAGCGCCCAGCCCGAGTTGCATCAGGAGTTGCAAGCCCTTGAAGCATTATGGCAAGGTCAGTTACAGGCATCCGATTCAGCCGCTGCACAAACCGAAGCCGATTTTGACAAACTGGTGCTGAAAATGCAGCAGCAAGGCATCGATTTTTCAATACAAGAAACTGCTTCTCAAACCCAGACATCCACAACCGCCGCCAAGCTACGTTGGTTGAAAAAGCCGATTACATGGGTAAGTACTGCGGCAGCCGCTGCCGTGTTGGTTGCTGCCATGTGGTGGATGCCTGGCACCGAAGCCAAGCAAATGGAAGAACCTGCACTGGCCAAAGCCAATCAGGTGTCTACCCGCCCAGGCTCTCGCAGCAAAGTAGTGTTGCCCGATGGCACACAAGTATGGCTGAATGCAGATAGCAAACTGACCTATGGCAATGATTTCGGCGTATCGAGCCGCGATGTCACCCTGAGTGGCGAAGCCTATTTTGATGTAAAACCCAACAAAGAAGTGCCGTTTTACATCCATACTTCTAAGATCAATATTAAAGTAACCGGAACTGTGTTCAACGTGAGGGCTTACCCCAACGAAACCCGTTCGGAAACCAGCCTGCTGCATGGCAAAGTGGAAGTGACCCTCAATAGCAGTCCCGATAAAACCTATTACCTCAAGCCCAGCGATAAACTGGTAGTAACAGATGACGGTGGTATCAACCAAACTTCGGCCGCTATGGCTGGTTCTGCTTTGCAAAAGCAAAACCGGGTAGCCACTGTGGTACAAATTCCGTTGATGCAAAAGCTGGTGGTAAAACCAGATGAACTTTTTCCAGTAGAAACGGCCTGGGTAAACAATACGCTGGCTTTCAACGATGAATCTTTTAGAGAAGTAGCCGATAAAATGGAACGCTGGTATGGTGTAGAAATCGTGTTTGCCCACCATGAGCTGGAGCAAATGCGCTTTACTGGCCGCTTCGAAAATGAAACAGTGGCGCAGGCATTGGAAGCCATGCAATTGGCAACGCCTTTCCACTTTTCTATGAAAGGCAACAGCATTCTCATTTCAAAATCTACCAAATAA
- a CDS encoding four helix bundle protein: MPATNLIQRMFQYAVDVAQLTQALPYTAINKVYNAQIIRCSSSVYANYRAAQRAKSSADFIHKLKIVEEECDETIGFLTLLKSFNPPMETRINELIQEGDELLRIIVASINSMRKRISNQNNPS; encoded by the coding sequence ATGCCAGCTACAAACCTCATTCAAAGAATGTTTCAATATGCCGTTGATGTTGCACAACTTACCCAAGCACTCCCCTACACAGCAATCAATAAAGTGTATAACGCACAAATCATAAGGTGTTCTTCTTCCGTGTATGCAAATTACAGAGCTGCTCAAAGGGCGAAGTCATCAGCAGATTTTATTCATAAACTAAAAATAGTAGAAGAAGAATGCGATGAAACAATCGGCTTTTTGACTTTGTTGAAATCATTCAATCCACCTATGGAAACCCGCATCAACGAATTGATTCAAGAAGGTGACGAACTGCTACGCATTATCGTAGCTTCTATCAACAGCATGAGAAAAAGAATATCCAATCAAAACAACCCCTCATAA
- the thiL gene encoding thiamine-phosphate kinase, translating to MERTEVNTLGEFGLIDHLTRNNETKQASTLLSVGDDAAVIDHFGKQTVISTDLLVDGVHFDLMYTPLKHLGYKSIVVNLSDIYAMNATPTHVTVSIAFSNRFSVEALDELYEGMYAACEKYNVDLIGGDTSTSPKGLVISVTAVGEVTPNEFVTRSGAKKGDLICVSGYLGGAYLGLTLLEREKKIFLESPGVQPDLENEAYIVGKLLKPEARKDVIEWLAENNIKPTSMMDVSDGLSSEVLHICKQSQCGAVLYEEKIPVHNDARQFAYKLELDPTACALSGGEDYELLFTIDQSDYEKMVLNEEVSVIGYITEPEKKPTIITKGGNTYDLIAQGWQHQ from the coding sequence ATGGAACGAACAGAAGTAAATACCCTCGGTGAGTTTGGTTTGATAGACCACCTCACCCGCAACAACGAAACCAAGCAAGCGTCTACACTACTGAGTGTGGGCGATGATGCTGCCGTGATCGATCATTTTGGTAAGCAAACAGTCATTAGTACGGACTTGCTGGTGGATGGTGTGCATTTTGATTTGATGTACACACCGCTCAAACACCTAGGCTACAAAAGCATTGTGGTTAACCTGAGTGACATTTATGCCATGAATGCCACGCCTACACATGTTACCGTTAGCATTGCCTTCAGCAATCGCTTTAGTGTAGAAGCGCTGGATGAATTATACGAAGGCATGTACGCTGCCTGCGAAAAATACAATGTAGACCTCATTGGCGGCGATACTTCCACATCACCCAAAGGGTTGGTGATAAGTGTAACCGCTGTAGGCGAAGTAACGCCCAACGAATTTGTGACAAGAAGCGGTGCTAAAAAAGGCGACCTCATTTGCGTAAGCGGATATCTCGGTGGTGCCTATCTCGGCCTTACCTTGCTGGAGCGGGAGAAAAAGATTTTTCTGGAAAGCCCCGGTGTGCAACCCGACCTTGAAAACGAAGCCTACATTGTTGGTAAACTCCTGAAACCGGAAGCAAGAAAAGATGTGATAGAATGGCTGGCCGAAAACAACATCAAGCCCACCAGCATGATGGATGTAAGCGATGGCCTAAGCAGTGAAGTATTGCACATTTGCAAACAAAGCCAATGCGGTGCAGTACTGTACGAAGAAAAAATACCGGTACACAACGATGCCCGTCAGTTTGCATACAAACTGGAACTTGACCCAACCGCTTGTGCACTAAGCGGTGGCGAAGACTACGAATTACTCTTCACCATTGACCAAAGTGATTATGAAAAAATGGTGCTGAACGAAGAAGTGAGTGTAATTGGTTACATCACCGAGCCGG
- a CDS encoding glycosyltransferase family 2 protein — translation MLPTFRMQLSIIIVNYKVRLFAEQCLASLRRATKQLQAEIFVVDNDSDDGSVAYLQPLFPEVSFIDKAHNVGFACANNDALWRCKGEYVLFLNPDTIVAEDALEKSLAYMQAHPRCGGLGIQMLDGAGRFLPESKRGFPSPATSLYKQLGLYKIFPTSPRFARYYMGHLPEHTTAEVDVLAGAYMLVRKSVLDTIGGFDEKFFMYGEDIDLSYRIRQAGFYNAYFAESAIIHFKGESTAKGSLNYVRVFYQAMQLFVQKHFQGSGAFLYRGLLYMGIGMRASISALSRLMRKKAAEQEIPATITWHAIGWPPTIEKPSFLRINNQLIPIHWKDNANDNDTALLLVAGYDVSISQMMQLLQQHAAKKTCWLHLVQTNSVLMSNDKNKAGISAMFAAAPMA, via the coding sequence TTGCTGCCTACATTTCGTATGCAGCTGAGTATCATCATCGTCAACTACAAAGTGCGGTTGTTTGCAGAGCAATGCCTGGCTTCGCTACGGCGGGCTACCAAACAGCTGCAAGCCGAAATTTTTGTGGTAGACAACGACAGCGATGATGGCAGTGTAGCGTACCTGCAGCCCCTGTTTCCGGAAGTAAGTTTTATTGACAAAGCTCACAACGTTGGTTTTGCCTGTGCCAATAACGATGCTTTGTGGCGTTGCAAAGGGGAGTATGTACTCTTTCTCAATCCAGACACTATTGTGGCTGAAGATGCGCTGGAGAAATCATTGGCGTATATGCAGGCACATCCACGCTGTGGCGGGTTGGGCATTCAAATGCTGGACGGTGCCGGCCGTTTTTTGCCCGAATCAAAACGGGGCTTTCCATCACCAGCTACCAGTTTGTACAAGCAGTTGGGCTTGTACAAAATTTTTCCCACATCGCCACGCTTTGCCCGCTATTATATGGGGCATTTGCCAGAGCACACAACTGCCGAAGTAGATGTATTGGCTGGCGCTTATATGCTGGTGCGTAAATCTGTGCTCGATACGATTGGCGGTTTCGATGAAAAATTCTTCATGTATGGCGAAGACATTGACCTGAGCTACCGCATCAGGCAGGCCGGTTTTTACAATGCGTACTTTGCCGAATCCGCTATCATTCATTTCAAAGGAGAAAGCACCGCCAAAGGCAGCCTGAATTATGTGCGGGTGTTTTATCAGGCCATGCAGTTGTTTGTGCAAAAGCATTTTCAGGGCAGTGGTGCATTTCTGTATAGGGGGTTGTTATACATGGGCATTGGAATGCGGGCATCCATCAGTGCATTGAGCAGACTCATGCGTAAGAAAGCAGCCGAACAAGAAATACCTGCAACCATTACTTGGCATGCCATAGGCTGGCCACCCACGATTGAAAAGCCTTCGTTTTTGCGCATCAACAATCAATTGATACCCATTCATTGGAAAGATAATGCCAATGATAACGACACGGCATTGCTGCTGGTGGCTGGCTACGATGTATCCATCAGTCAAATGATGCAACTGCTGCAGCAACATGCGGCAAAAAAAACCTGCTGGCTGCACTTGGTACAAACCAACAGTGTGCTTATGAGCAACGATAAAAACAAAGCCGGTATTTCGGCCATGTTTGCAGCTGCACCAATGGCTTAG
- the hflX gene encoding GTPase HflX produces the protein MIEKQQIKQAETAILVGLIHQHQTDAQTKEYLDELAFLAETAGAVAVKRFWQKLPHPDKATFVGKGKLEEIGTYAKLKGVDLLIFDDELSGSQISNIEKATGVKTIDRSDLILDIFARRAKTAQARAQVELAQYQYLLPRLRGMWKHLERQGGGIGTRGPGETEIETDRRIVRDKISLLKNKLKEYDKQAFTQRKERGEFIRVALVGYTNVGKSTIMNLLSKSEVFAENKLFATLDTTTRKVVFENTPFLLSDTVGFIRKLPHHLVESFKSTLDEVREADVLLHVVDVGHPQYEDQYNVVNKTLQDLNAHDKPVITVFNKLDLYEKNTFDEWLDDEIKQQLLKDLEARWQRETHYNAVFISALEKRNVEGLRKTILDKVRQHYAVRYPYKTNFY, from the coding sequence TTGATAGAAAAACAACAAATCAAGCAGGCTGAAACAGCCATATTGGTAGGTCTGATACACCAGCATCAAACAGATGCCCAAACCAAAGAATACCTCGACGAGCTGGCCTTTTTGGCTGAAACCGCCGGGGCTGTTGCCGTGAAACGCTTTTGGCAAAAGCTGCCTCACCCCGACAAAGCCACGTTTGTGGGCAAAGGCAAGCTGGAAGAAATTGGCACTTACGCCAAGCTGAAAGGCGTCGATCTCCTCATTTTCGACGACGAACTCAGCGGCTCGCAAATCAGCAATATTGAAAAAGCGACCGGTGTAAAAACCATCGACCGCAGCGATTTGATCCTGGACATTTTTGCCCGCAGGGCCAAAACTGCCCAAGCCCGTGCACAGGTAGAACTGGCCCAGTACCAATACCTGCTGCCGCGTCTGCGAGGCATGTGGAAGCACCTGGAACGACAAGGGGGCGGCATTGGTACCCGTGGTCCCGGCGAAACAGAAATTGAAACAGACCGTCGTATTGTGCGGGATAAAATTTCTTTGCTCAAAAACAAACTGAAGGAGTACGATAAACAGGCTTTTACACAACGTAAAGAACGGGGTGAGTTTATACGCGTAGCATTGGTGGGCTATACCAACGTGGGCAAAAGCACCATCATGAACCTGCTGAGCAAGAGCGAAGTATTTGCTGAAAACAAACTCTTTGCCACCCTCGATACTACTACCCGAAAAGTGGTGTTTGAAAACACGCCTTTTCTACTCAGCGATACCGTTGGTTTCATACGCAAACTGCCCCACCACCTGGTAGAAAGTTTCAAAAGCACTTTGGATGAAGTGCGGGAAGCCGATGTGCTGCTGCATGTGGTAGATGTGGGTCATCCGCAATATGAAGACCAATACAATGTGGTAAACAAAACCCTGCAGGATTTGAATGCCCACGACAAGCCCGTTATTACTGTTTTCAACAAGCTGGACCTCTACGAAAAGAACACGTTCGACGAATGGCTGGATGACGAAATCAAACAACAGTTGCTGAAAGACCTTGAAGCCCGGTGGCAGCGGGAAACGCATTACAACGCTGTGTTTATTTCGGCATTGGAAAAACGAAATGTGGAAGGCTTACGCAAAACCATACTCGACAAAGTGCGGCAACACTACGCGGTACGTTATCCGTACAAAACCAATTTTTACTAA
- a CDS encoding RNA polymerase sigma-70 factor gives MYEHLHISELQHKIAAFEDQQAYKELFVRLQPRLLQFALSICHSREAAEEVVSDVFVRVWLKRKTLDHIQNLKLYLYIATRNVSLNYLRIEKKHQTLQMDDLQVEVEAFNANPQQLLINAELRKQLAKVVAELPTQCKIIFKLVKEDGLKQKEVAELLHIQPKTVENQLAIAVRKIGQALQAVLPARQKVRQKA, from the coding sequence ATGTACGAGCATTTACACATTTCAGAATTACAGCATAAAATAGCTGCTTTTGAAGACCAACAGGCCTACAAGGAGCTCTTTGTGCGGCTGCAGCCCCGCTTATTGCAGTTTGCCTTGTCTATTTGCCACAGCCGCGAAGCTGCCGAAGAGGTTGTATCGGATGTGTTTGTACGGGTTTGGCTCAAGCGAAAAACGCTGGACCATATTCAAAACCTGAAACTGTATTTGTACATCGCTACCCGAAATGTGAGCCTCAATTACCTGCGCATTGAGAAAAAGCACCAAACCCTGCAAATGGATGATTTGCAGGTCGAAGTGGAAGCATTCAATGCCAATCCGCAACAGCTTCTCATCAATGCAGAACTGCGAAAGCAGCTGGCCAAAGTAGTGGCCGAACTGCCCACACAATGTAAAATCATCTTTAAGCTGGTAAAAGAGGACGGCCTCAAGCAAAAAGAAGTGGCGGAGCTGCTACACATTCAACCCAAAACAGTTGAAAATCAACTGGCTATTGCTGTTCGCAAAATTGGACAAGCCTTACAGGCTGTGCTGCCAGCCCGTCAAAAAGTTCGCCAAAAGGCGTGA